DNA from Aggregatimonas sangjinii:
ACCGTGAAAGTGCGGACACCAGAGTGCTTTCTTGAATTTCGTCAAAAGTCTGGTTTCCTCGCCTATCTATATTCACCGCTGTTTGAATAAAAGGTAGACGGTCATCTGGGAAATCGGTAGCACGTATTCGGCTTCTATCCGTTCTAAATTTTTGATACATAAAACCTCCTAAAATAGAGAAATTATGATCTCCAATTGAATTGGTATAGGTAATCGTATTCTCATTAACCCAATTAAATCGATCTCTATTGTCCCAAATACCTACATTGTTCGTGGGTATGGGCCGGTTTATTGCATTAGTAGCATTTGTTGGACTAAAGAACGTGGAATTCCTTTGGTAGAACTCGGCATTTAAGCTAGATTTTATACTCAGCCCACTAATAGGTTTAAACTCTATATAGGCATTGGAGAGTATGTTAAGGTCCCTATCTTCATTTTTTATACGCTCCGCCGAATTTAACCAGTTGGCGTAAGCGAATATGTTTCCGGTATCTGCCGGGAACCTGTTGAATTCGGTTCTAGTACCATCAGGATTGTAGATAGGCATTATTGGCCAAGTGTGCAGGGCGTTGAAAAGGATACCCGTACCCCTTGTACCATCAGTTGCCGGGTCATTTCGAATTACCCAGCTAGGGGCAACATTTACCCCTATTTCGACTTTGTCGGACGGATTATAGGCCATATTAGCCCTCAAAGTAACTTGTTGAAAGTCACTGCCTAAAACGACACCGTCTTGTTTTGTTAAGCCGGCAACAAGTGAAGAACGAAATTTTTCCGAACCACCGGAAACTTGTAAATTATAGATGGATATTGGTGCCGTACGTAGCATGGCATCGTACCAATCATTGGTCTGTCCTTCATATTGCGAAGGATCTTGAAAAATATCAGGTACAGGATCACCCTGATCTTCGTAGTACTCTTTTTTGAACTGGGCAAATTCAACCGCATTCATCATTTCTAACCTACCGCGCTGCGGTACGCTTTGGAGACCTGTAGATATATTCAAACTAACATTGGTCTTACCTACCTTACCTTGTTTGGTAGTAATCAATACAACGCCATTGGCCGCCCTTGAACCATATAAAGAGGTCGATGCCGCATCTTTTAAGACAGTAATATTTTCAATTTCTGCTGGATTTATATTATTTAGGTTACCCGCAATCGGAAATCCATCTACTACATATAACGGGTCGCTACCTCCTGAAATCGATAATTGTCCTCTTATACGAACGTTCATACCCTCACCAGGGACGCCTGTGGTCTGATTAATTTGAACACCGGCTAGTTGTCCTTGTAGTTTTTGGGCAACCTGTGTTACTGGAATATCGGCCAGTTCGGTTAAGTCTACTGTCTGAACCGAGCCTGTAACCTCTCTTTTAATTTGTGTACCGTACCCTACCAGTACTACTTCGTCTAAGGCGGTAGCATCTTCGGACATTACCACATCAATGGTATTTCTACCATTTACGGGTACTTCCTGGGTTGTGAAGCCAATGTATGAGAACACCAGTGTACTGTTCGCATCGGGCGCTACAATACTGTAATTACCATCAAAATCGGTAACCGATCCTGTCG
Protein-coding regions in this window:
- a CDS encoding SusC/RagA family TonB-linked outer membrane protein codes for the protein MKKTSIRSSGRSFLFAFVLLFGISLHAQSITVSGTVTSGDGVGPLPGVNVLVKGTTTGSVTDFDGNYSIVAPDANSTLVFSYIGFTTQEVPVNGRNTIDVVMSEDATALDEVVLVGYGTQIKREVTGSVQTVDLTELADIPVTQVAQKLQGQLAGVQINQTTGVPGEGMNVRIRGQLSISGGSDPLYVVDGFPIAGNLNNINPAEIENITVLKDAASTSLYGSRAANGVVLITTKQGKVGKTNVSLNISTGLQSVPQRGRLEMMNAVEFAQFKKEYYEDQGDPVPDIFQDPSQYEGQTNDWYDAMLRTAPISIYNLQVSGGSEKFRSSLVAGLTKQDGVVLGSDFQQVTLRANMAYNPSDKVEIGVNVAPSWVIRNDPATDGTRGTGILFNALHTWPIMPIYNPDGTRTEFNRFPADTGNIFAYANWLNSAERIKNEDRDLNILSNAYIEFKPISGLSIKSSLNAEFYQRNSTFFSPTNATNAINRPIPTNNVGIWDNRDRFNWVNENTITYTNSIGDHNFSILGGFMYQKFRTDRSRIRATDFPDDRLPFIQTAVNIDRRGNQTFDEIQESTLVSALSRLTYNYKGKYLLTAAIRSDGSSRFGSDNRWGTFPSVSAGWIASDESFLEDSNTISLLKLRGSWGVTGNFNIGNYTQYALIDNNVPAVFGDTFAPGAAVNSLSNPNLGWETTEQFDIGLDLSLFNDRVSFIYDYYTKNTTNLLFNIQVPRESGFSNFSDNIGEIKFWGHEFALNTVNTTGKFKWTTNANISFNRNEVVALADGIDQVFGPGGWHITQVGQPFAQFYGHLSDGVYLNQADLDSSPQVPGRSTVGSIKLIDVNGDGVITRGGLNDDRAITGNPFPDFTYGITNRITYGNWDFSIIGTGSQGNEVLVRHLFSTTNLDGVFNLLKDVENRFRSVDNPGDGFYGTTVGGGRVTGIERDWINDRFVANASFFNIRNITLGYTIPGLEEYFKSARIYGSIQNVHIFTKYWGGPNPEISVQNNGQGDGGNLAPGVDISGYPIPRIVNIGVSLNF